Proteins from one Pithys albifrons albifrons isolate INPA30051 chromosome 2, PitAlb_v1, whole genome shotgun sequence genomic window:
- the GTF2H5 gene encoding general transcription factor IIH subunit 5 — MVNVLKGVLIECDPAMKQFLLYLDESNALGKKFIIQDLDETHVFVLAELVNFLQERVGELMDQNSFPITQK, encoded by the exons ATGGTGAACGTTCTGAAAGGTGTTCTGATTGAGTG TGACCCAGCAATGAAGCAGTTTCTGCTCTACCTGGATGAGTCAAATGCCTTGGGAAAGAAGTTCATCATACAAGACCTGGATGAAACTCATGTCTTTGTATTAGCTGAGTTGGTGAACTTCCTCCAGGAGAGAGTGGGAGAGTTAATGGACCAGAACTCATTTCCTATTACTCAGAAGTGA